A portion of the Candidatus Poribacteria bacterium genome contains these proteins:
- a CDS encoding transposase — protein sequence RTTNKRKDFIGKLVYKLYHHQKNNVLVTENLKISNMIQNKHLSKSISDASWATFFQWAGNIAERDGFHFHQVDPKNTSQTCSCCGKKSRKKLSLAIRTFDCSFCGMSLDRDHNAAINILLRAACAHRGERWVTDLYEARNTNKAPDAGLENVRQPLLFDELLTSPSL from the coding sequence ACGAACGACAAACAAACGTAAAGACTTTATCGGCAAACTCGTCTACAAACTCTACCACCATCAGAAAAATAATGTGTTGGTAACAGAGAATCTAAAGATCTCCAATATGATTCAGAACAAACACCTCAGCAAGAGCATTTCCGATGCGTCTTGGGCAACCTTCTTTCAGTGGGCTGGAAACATAGCCGAAAGAGACGGTTTCCATTTCCACCAAGTTGATCCTAAGAATACCTCGCAAACTTGCTCCTGTTGTGGTAAGAAGTCGCGAAAAAAACTTTCACTGGCGATACGAACATTTGATTGTAGTTTTTGTGGCATGTCTTTAGACCGAGACCACAACGCTGCGATAAACATACTCTTACGGGCGGCTTGCGCCCATCGTGGAGAGCGTTGGGTTACCGACCTCTATGAAGCGAGAAACACGAACAAAGCACCAGACGCGGGCTTAGAGAACGTCAGACAACCCCTATTGTTTGATGAACTCTTAACAAGCCCAAGTCTTTAG
- a CDS encoding DUF5916 domain-containing protein, producing the protein MDYLCRWLSILLLFCISAGGHAETDELQAEAYRTYESVEIDGELTESDWQKAIPIRQFTQFEPNAGEPLTESTEVRILYDDRHIYFGFVCSEPDRSKIIANKMRRDAMMWDQDNVFVLLDTYNDRRSGFFFRVNPLGAREDVALMDSGDSRNENWNAVWDSRSKINGDNWTTEIAIPFSQLRFKSEEALTWGLNLGRTIQKNQEEGTWSPVPAAYTFLARYRTTHLGTLTGLSGISQRRNIEFLPYLLPGVARTDEEGTFGVFDFGGDMKVSVTSNLTADLTVNTDFAQVEADQEQANLTRFSLFFPEKRQFFLEGAGLFDFGIPRTSFNAPPPLLLFYSRRIGIEEGHAIPILTGGKITGKVGGFGVGLLNVFTDKYAADATENLDAVDVDRTNYSVLRIKRDLFTGSSLGVIGINKQSPDAHNRATGVDFIYRPTDRMNFRGLWARTFEPNDLVNEQTSPTGNTNALYFGGNWQSEVARVNASYTDIGDDFNPEAGYVYRTGSRWFRSEVRATPYLHWYGFRRMWAGPEIDIILNSDNELETRTFIWSTWLELETNGWGGLRIYRNFENLIDDFEIREGIIIPRGKYSYNNYSLMLNAEGKVFNGRFGFNVGDFYNGTRRGFDLRLDLRFGGRFSLEPRYEFNRVTLPQQGESDEQVSFDTNVFGGRVVYSFSTDLFTKLYVQWNSDRNLVTTNFLVNYIYRPGSDFYFVFNQTYGTDSMTSGLMDTTLVGKVTYWWNP; encoded by the coding sequence ATGGATTATCTATGTAGATGGCTATCAATCTTACTTCTCTTTTGTATCAGTGCTGGCGGGCACGCCGAAACTGATGAACTCCAAGCAGAAGCATACCGTACTTATGAGAGCGTTGAAATCGACGGCGAACTCACAGAGTCCGATTGGCAGAAAGCAATCCCTATCCGTCAATTTACGCAATTTGAACCCAATGCTGGCGAACCGCTGACGGAATCAACAGAAGTTCGCATCCTTTACGATGACAGACACATCTATTTCGGTTTCGTCTGTAGCGAACCTGACCGTTCCAAGATTATTGCCAATAAGATGCGACGCGACGCGATGATGTGGGACCAAGACAACGTCTTTGTCCTATTGGATACCTATAACGATAGGCGCAGCGGCTTCTTCTTCAGAGTCAATCCGCTGGGCGCGCGGGAAGATGTCGCGCTCATGGACAGCGGCGACAGTCGAAACGAGAACTGGAACGCGGTTTGGGACTCTCGATCAAAAATTAACGGCGATAATTGGACAACAGAAATTGCGATTCCATTTAGCCAATTGAGGTTTAAGAGTGAAGAAGCACTAACGTGGGGTTTGAATCTTGGACGCACTATCCAAAAGAATCAGGAAGAAGGCACATGGTCACCAGTGCCAGCAGCATATACCTTTCTGGCACGTTATCGGACAACGCACTTAGGCACTCTCACCGGTTTATCAGGTATCTCACAACGCCGGAATATCGAGTTCCTACCGTATCTCCTCCCCGGTGTCGCACGGACAGATGAGGAAGGAACCTTTGGTGTGTTCGACTTTGGAGGAGACATGAAGGTGAGTGTCACCTCAAATCTGACAGCCGATTTAACCGTCAACACAGACTTCGCACAGGTTGAGGCGGACCAAGAACAAGCCAACTTAACGCGGTTCAGCCTCTTTTTCCCAGAGAAACGTCAATTCTTCTTAGAGGGTGCTGGCTTATTCGACTTTGGCATCCCACGCACAAGTTTCAACGCACCACCACCGCTCTTACTTTTCTATAGTCGCCGCATTGGTATTGAAGAAGGGCACGCAATCCCGATTTTGACAGGCGGAAAGATTACCGGTAAAGTGGGAGGCTTCGGTGTAGGACTCCTGAACGTTTTCACGGATAAATATGCAGCGGACGCTACAGAAAATTTAGACGCAGTTGATGTTGACAGAACAAACTACTCGGTTTTGCGCATCAAGCGCGATCTTTTTACAGGTTCGAGCCTCGGTGTGATTGGGATTAATAAGCAAAGTCCTGACGCACACAATCGAGCAACTGGCGTTGATTTTATCTATCGCCCCACCGACAGAATGAATTTTCGAGGCCTCTGGGCACGTACCTTTGAACCAAACGACCTCGTCAACGAGCAAACCTCTCCCACCGGAAACACAAACGCGCTGTACTTCGGCGGAAATTGGCAGAGCGAAGTCGCACGAGTGAACGCCTCCTATACAGACATCGGGGACGATTTCAATCCGGAAGCTGGCTATGTGTATCGTACAGGAAGCCGATGGTTTCGGAGCGAAGTCCGCGCCACTCCTTACCTCCATTGGTATGGGTTTCGTCGAATGTGGGCTGGACCGGAGATCGACATCATTCTCAATTCGGACAACGAATTAGAGACGAGAACCTTTATCTGGAGCACATGGCTTGAATTGGAAACAAACGGCTGGGGCGGTCTCCGAATCTACCGAAATTTCGAGAATCTCATCGACGACTTTGAAATTCGAGAAGGGATTATCATTCCGAGAGGCAAGTACAGTTACAATAACTATAGCCTCATGCTCAACGCTGAAGGCAAGGTTTTCAACGGACGCTTTGGGTTCAATGTTGGGGATTTCTACAACGGCACCCGACGAGGATTTGACCTCCGTCTCGACCTTCGGTTCGGTGGACGCTTTAGCTTGGAACCGAGATACGAGTTTAACCGCGTCACACTACCGCAACAAGGAGAATCTGACGAACAGGTCTCTTTTGATACAAACGTCTTCGGTGGACGTGTTGTTTATTCTTTCTCAACCGACCTCTTTACCAAACTTTATGTACAATGGAACAGTGACCGGAATCTGGTTACCACGAATTTCTTAGTCAATTACATCTACCGCCCGGGTAGTGATTTCTATTTCGTTTTCAATCAGACATACGGAACAGACAGCATGACATCAGGGTTGATGGATACAACTCTGGTCGGTAAAGTGACGTATTGGTGGAATCCATGA
- a CDS encoding mandelate racemase/muconate lactonizing enzyme family protein, with the protein MKIVDVKTYLVDVPPPHWGGRRWIFVKLVTDDGIEGVGECTYHTQLNHVVVELIKDWGERFLIGADPFRIERIWSTLYEGPCVRHSGPLTTPAMSAIEMACWDIVGKALNQPIYNLLGGMFHEKLRAYSYLLQWRRGDSPEQTGELALSYVEKGFTAVKFDPVDAGTADRLETLDYAESVIRGIRDAVGDRCDILIGTHGQFNTNSAIRFAKRVEQYDPLWFEEPIPPENIKEMARVAQSTSIPIATGERLLTKYEFADLLEQQAASILQMDLTITGGILEAKKIASMGEAHYAQIAPHLYGGPIGGAANIQLDVCSPNFLIQEGIHMWDGFHAEILKEPLQWEDGYIIPSTKPGLGVELNDEVLEKHSVVV; encoded by the coding sequence ATGAAGATTGTTGATGTAAAAACGTATCTCGTTGATGTGCCGCCGCCACACTGGGGCGGAAGACGTTGGATTTTCGTCAAACTGGTGACAGATGACGGCATCGAAGGCGTAGGTGAATGTACCTATCATACGCAATTGAACCATGTCGTCGTTGAACTCATCAAAGATTGGGGAGAACGCTTCCTCATTGGAGCGGACCCGTTTCGGATTGAAAGGATCTGGTCAACGCTCTATGAAGGTCCTTGTGTCCGGCACTCCGGCCCACTGACGACACCCGCGATGAGCGCGATTGAGATGGCGTGTTGGGACATCGTTGGCAAAGCGTTGAATCAGCCGATTTACAATCTGTTAGGCGGCATGTTTCATGAGAAGCTACGCGCCTACTCTTATCTGTTGCAATGGCGGCGTGGCGATTCTCCAGAACAAACAGGTGAACTCGCGCTCTCTTATGTTGAAAAGGGATTTACTGCCGTCAAGTTCGATCCGGTCGATGCAGGGACTGCCGATAGGTTAGAAACACTTGATTATGCTGAGAGCGTCATCCGTGGCATTCGTGATGCCGTTGGCGATAGGTGTGATATTCTAATCGGGACACATGGTCAATTCAACACCAATAGCGCAATCCGTTTTGCGAAACGCGTGGAACAGTACGATCCGCTCTGGTTCGAGGAACCGATACCACCAGAAAATATCAAAGAGATGGCACGCGTTGCCCAGTCAACAAGCATTCCAATCGCCACCGGAGAACGATTGCTGACAAAATATGAGTTCGCGGACCTGCTGGAACAACAGGCAGCATCTATTTTACAGATGGATTTGACGATTACAGGCGGCATCCTTGAAGCGAAGAAGATTGCATCTATGGGTGAAGCACACTATGCCCAGATCGCACCGCATCTGTACGGCGGTCCCATCGGGGGTGCGGCGAACATCCAGTTGGATGTCTGTAGCCCGAATTTCCTGATTCAGGAAGGCATTCACATGTGGGACGGTTTCCACGCCGAGATTCTTAAGGAACCACTGCAGTGGGAGGATGGATATATCATTCCCTCAACGAAACCGGGACTGGGTGTTGAATTGAACGATGAGGTTTTGGAGAAGCACTCTGTTGTCGTTTAA
- a CDS encoding ABC transporter ATP-binding protein yields MATAETPTGTLDALPDSLKETLQNLDTPIEQIRFAVRSDVRSDGNYGEEWFVLTDAAIFTVTGVGEVLHYIPYESVLGIRPEIVVDAGLLVLETEEGTVDLIRYSNGCASKFGFVARFIGDEIEFRNGKRDEAPIWDYKSEDHACKNCGLPLPDEFSPCPACTKKHKVMLRILSYIQPYRGRAILFIALIIVGTLISLVPQYFNRILIDDILQLNNLVTPPADTQLTWLAELFRRIQPATVALAIAIGTLLAAQVISSIFAIFQGRLAAWLTFRISANIRSHVYQHLHNLSIRFFDKRTTGTVISHITEDSERLQDFMLEGLSFLAVQVFLFFGIGGILFWMNWKLACFILIPIPIIIFGAGWFWKKVRSLWHRAWRRRSKLFDVVNDSVSGIRVVRAFGQQRGEVNRFGDANIDARDYETNAEMIWATYYPPLMSAIQFGSLIVWYVGGLDVLTGTMSLGTLMTFHGYLMRFYEPMRYISPLINWASRSMTAAERLFEVIDSQPEQLDDGNLKAMPNITGEVRFHNMTFGYDSHKPVLRDINLHVQPGEMIGLVGHSGAGKSTLINLICRFYTPDSGQLEIDGEDIKQINLKDLRQQIGVVLQEPYLFSGTIAENIAYAHPDATMEDIITAAKAANAHEFIVKFPDGYDTEVGERGGRLSGGERQRISIARAILHNPRILILDEATSSVDVETEKKIQQAIDRLVQNRTTFAIAHRLSTLRNADRLFVIEKGRGVECGSHEELMEQQGIYYKLVETQREAANIRAQAQAVER; encoded by the coding sequence ATGGCAACTGCAGAGACACCAACGGGTACGCTTGACGCGCTGCCCGACTCACTCAAAGAGACATTACAAAATTTGGATACACCGATAGAACAGATCCGGTTTGCTGTCCGAAGTGATGTCCGCTCAGACGGCAATTACGGTGAAGAATGGTTCGTGCTAACAGATGCAGCGATATTTACTGTAACGGGCGTGGGTGAGGTGCTCCACTATATTCCCTATGAGAGCGTACTCGGCATCCGTCCTGAAATCGTCGTGGATGCTGGACTCTTGGTACTGGAAACAGAGGAAGGGACGGTAGACCTCATCCGGTATTCCAACGGTTGTGCATCGAAGTTCGGGTTCGTCGCACGATTCATCGGGGACGAGATTGAGTTCCGAAACGGCAAACGCGATGAAGCACCCATCTGGGACTATAAATCAGAGGATCACGCCTGTAAAAACTGCGGACTGCCTTTACCAGATGAGTTTTCGCCCTGTCCCGCATGTACCAAGAAACACAAGGTGATGCTACGGATTCTGTCCTACATACAACCGTATCGCGGTAGAGCAATTCTCTTTATCGCACTCATCATCGTCGGAACGCTTATTTCCTTAGTGCCACAATATTTCAATCGTATTCTGATTGACGATATCCTACAGTTGAACAATCTCGTTACTCCGCCAGCGGATACGCAGTTAACATGGTTAGCGGAGCTGTTCCGAAGGATTCAACCTGCGACAGTCGCTTTAGCAATCGCTATTGGGACGCTGTTAGCTGCACAAGTAATCAGTTCCATATTTGCAATTTTCCAAGGACGGCTGGCGGCTTGGTTGACATTTCGCATCTCTGCAAACATCCGGTCCCATGTCTACCAGCATTTGCACAACTTATCTATCCGATTTTTCGACAAACGAACAACAGGTACTGTCATTTCGCACATCACAGAAGACAGCGAAAGACTTCAGGATTTCATGTTAGAAGGGCTCTCGTTTCTCGCTGTGCAGGTATTCCTCTTCTTTGGGATTGGAGGTATCCTTTTCTGGATGAACTGGAAATTGGCATGTTTCATCCTAATCCCGATTCCCATAATCATCTTCGGGGCAGGTTGGTTTTGGAAGAAAGTGCGCAGCCTCTGGCACCGTGCGTGGCGACGACGTTCAAAACTGTTTGATGTCGTCAACGATTCGGTATCTGGTATTCGGGTCGTCCGTGCCTTCGGCCAACAACGGGGTGAGGTCAACCGGTTCGGGGATGCTAATATCGACGCACGCGATTATGAAACCAACGCGGAGATGATCTGGGCGACCTACTACCCACCTTTGATGTCTGCTATTCAGTTTGGTTCTCTCATCGTCTGGTACGTTGGTGGGCTTGATGTTCTCACTGGAACAATGTCCCTCGGCACCCTCATGACTTTCCATGGATATCTCATGAGGTTCTATGAACCGATGCGCTATATCAGTCCGCTTATCAACTGGGCTTCGCGTTCAATGACAGCAGCGGAACGGCTTTTTGAAGTCATAGACTCGCAACCAGAACAGTTGGACGACGGCAACCTTAAAGCGATGCCGAATATCACAGGAGAGGTTAGATTTCACAATATGACCTTCGGTTACGACTCCCATAAACCGGTGCTTCGGGACATCAACCTACACGTGCAACCCGGCGAGATGATTGGATTGGTGGGTCATTCTGGAGCGGGGAAGTCAACGCTCATTAACCTCATCTGTCGTTTTTATACACCGGATTCTGGACAGTTGGAGATTGACGGTGAAGACATAAAGCAAATCAACCTCAAAGATTTGCGTCAACAAATTGGCGTAGTGCTACAGGAACCCTATCTGTTCAGCGGCACAATTGCTGAGAACATCGCCTACGCGCATCCCGATGCCACGATGGAGGATATTATCACAGCAGCAAAGGCAGCGAATGCCCACGAATTTATCGTCAAATTCCCTGACGGTTACGATACAGAAGTCGGTGAACGCGGCGGACGACTCTCTGGTGGTGAGAGGCAGCGCATTTCAATCGCACGGGCGATTTTGCACAATCCGCGTATCTTAATTCTCGACGAAGCCACTTCATCTGTAGATGTAGAAACCGAAAAGAAGATTCAGCAAGCGATTGACAGGTTGGTGCAGAACCGAACCACATTCGCGATTGCTCACCGACTTTCAACGCTCCGAAACGCCGATCGCCTCTTCGTGATCGAAAAAGGCAGAGGCGTTGAATGCGGTTCTCACGAGGAACTTATGGAGCAACAGGGTATCTACTACAAACTTGTAGAAACGCAAAGGGAAGCTGCAAATATCCGCGCCCAAGCGCAAGCCGTGGAGAGATAA
- a CDS encoding DUF1854 domain-containing protein yields MENENGKKEGTLTTDDTAKPESSEPDDFTPRYLDAAQLTFTRSEVGTARLEIEDEVCHLRVVVRRLMPLSHPEEYISIGADEDTEIGILVNPSELTSESLKILREELDKRYFTPTIQKVYRVKEQFGIHEWEVQTERGRITFSVRGLNQNIKQVPPARLFVTDVQGNRYDIPDYRELDTQSYLQIQRHL; encoded by the coding sequence ATGGAGAATGAAAACGGAAAAAAAGAGGGCACACTTACCACAGATGACACGGCAAAACCGGAGTCGTCTGAACCGGACGACTTTACGCCGCGTTATTTGGATGCAGCCCAACTTACGTTTACGCGTTCTGAAGTCGGGACAGCACGGCTCGAAATTGAAGATGAGGTCTGTCATCTGCGCGTGGTCGTGAGACGGCTTATGCCACTGAGCCACCCTGAAGAATACATCTCAATCGGAGCAGACGAGGATACTGAAATCGGGATTCTCGTGAACCCATCAGAACTCACATCAGAAAGTCTGAAAATCCTACGAGAAGAGTTAGATAAACGGTATTTCACACCGACAATTCAGAAGGTTTATCGTGTAAAAGAGCAATTTGGTATCCATGAGTGGGAGGTCCAAACGGAGCGGGGACGTATAACGTTCTCGGTGCGCGGATTGAACCAGAACATCAAACAGGTACCACCGGCACGACTTTTTGTGACAGATGTACAAGGGAATCGGTACGATATTCCGGATTATCGGGAGTTAGATACGCAGAGTTATCTACAAATTCAGCGACATCTCTAA
- a CDS encoding ABC transporter ATP-binding protein produces the protein MKIPRSQYWGLLIDYLKPQGPRFLLMTLLLFSSIGLQLINPLIVRHFIDTARSTEALQKLIQAGLLFIGVGLIHQTVSAFSVYVSSDVSWRATNRLRADLTLHILGLDISFHNTHTPGELIERVDGDVDRLANFFSQFVMEILGGILLSVGTLIVLFYEDWRLSAILAVLVTVYLMVHIRSQLISEPYWDTERQASADLSSFLEERLSGLRDIRANGAIAYVMRRFHEVMRRAVLSKFKADIITDIGWTISNVVFAIGFATVMGLSAYLFQSDAITIGTVYLVLHYLQMLHAPLNRIQRQIEDFQMVKVSIRRVRELMQTKPKIQDGSGAVLPPRALSVECQDISFSYQPEQPILKNLSFHLSQGKVLGLLGRTGSGKTTLSRLLFRLYDTSDGTIYLDDTDISNLQLSDLRRHIGIVTQEVQLFQASVRDNLTLFDQTIQDEQVLEGLQALGLGDWYNTLPNGLDTELPPSGGGLSAGEAQLLAFTRVFLRNPGLIILDEAASRLDPATERHLERAIDTLLKNRTAIIIAHRLSTVQRADEIMILEEGLIKEYGEYENLAANPNSILFGLLRTGLEEFLA, from the coding sequence ATGAAAATACCACGCAGTCAATATTGGGGCTTGCTTATTGACTACCTCAAACCTCAGGGGCCAAGATTTTTGCTGATGACATTGCTCTTGTTTAGTAGTATCGGTCTACAACTCATCAACCCATTAATTGTGCGTCATTTCATTGATACTGCGAGATCCACCGAGGCACTACAGAAATTGATTCAAGCTGGGCTGCTTTTCATTGGCGTGGGATTGATTCATCAGACTGTATCTGCCTTTTCAGTATACGTCAGCAGTGATGTGAGTTGGCGGGCAACCAACCGCCTACGGGCGGATTTAACCCTTCATATATTGGGATTGGATATTTCCTTCCATAACACCCACACACCCGGCGAATTGATTGAACGCGTTGACGGCGATGTGGATAGGCTTGCCAACTTTTTCTCACAATTTGTGATGGAGATATTGGGAGGCATTCTGTTGTCAGTTGGCACGTTGATTGTCCTTTTTTACGAAGACTGGCGACTGAGTGCGATCCTCGCAGTCCTTGTGACGGTCTATTTGATGGTTCACATTCGCTCTCAGCTTATCTCTGAGCCTTACTGGGACACTGAGAGACAGGCGAGTGCCGATCTGTCGAGTTTTCTTGAGGAACGTCTTTCTGGACTCCGAGACATTCGAGCTAATGGCGCAATCGCTTATGTGATGCGTCGTTTTCATGAGGTCATGAGACGAGCAGTCCTATCAAAATTCAAAGCCGACATTATCACCGATATAGGGTGGACTATATCAAACGTTGTATTTGCTATCGGTTTTGCTACTGTGATGGGGCTTAGCGCATACCTATTCCAATCCGATGCTATTACTATCGGGACAGTCTATCTCGTTCTCCATTATCTCCAGATGTTGCATGCGCCCCTGAACAGAATTCAACGTCAGATAGAGGACTTCCAAATGGTTAAGGTTAGCATAAGGCGTGTTAGGGAACTTATGCAAACCAAACCGAAAATCCAAGATGGTTCAGGAGCGGTTCTGCCTCCGCGGGCATTGTCAGTTGAATGCCAGGATATTTCCTTTTCCTACCAGCCAGAACAACCAATTCTGAAAAACCTGTCATTTCATCTGAGTCAGGGTAAAGTCCTAGGTCTGCTCGGACGCACGGGAAGCGGAAAGACCACCCTTTCTCGTCTTCTCTTTCGACTCTATGACACCAGTGATGGCACGATTTACTTGGACGACACAGACATAAGTAACCTCCAATTGTCTGACCTGCGTCGGCACATCGGGATCGTAACACAAGAAGTCCAACTATTTCAGGCATCTGTTCGAGATAACCTAACCTTGTTCGATCAAACAATTCAGGATGAGCAAGTCCTTGAGGGTCTCCAAGCTCTGGGATTGGGTGATTGGTACAATACGTTGCCTAACGGCCTTGATACAGAACTTCCTCCAAGTGGCGGTGGACTTTCTGCTGGCGAAGCGCAGCTGTTGGCATTCACGCGGGTTTTCCTCAGGAATCCCGGATTGATAATCTTGGACGAAGCCGCATCCCGCCTGGATCCTGCCACTGAAAGACACCTTGAGCGAGCAATAGACACACTCCTGAAAAATCGGACTGCGATTATAATTGCACATCGCCTTTCGACTGTGCAGCGGGCGGACGAAATTATGATTCTCGAAGAAGGGCTAATCAAAGAATATGGAGAATATGAAAATTTGGCAGCTAATCCCAATTCCATTCTTTTCGGTCTCCTGCGAACGGGTTTAGAGGAGTTCCTTGCGTGA
- a CDS encoding ABC transporter ATP-binding protein, whose translation MKTLSLSKEKKGHYFWRLIRFSPMLYSLSFIFSLAYYGLPLLIGLIIREFFNALTGETPARFDLWTLVILFLVTRLTIQIFEQSYAATYAYFEGKLQTLIRRNLFKSLLQDTEIHSVQTPGEIINRFDDDTQGAVAPITIVIELSGHALSALIALVVLLRVNAFITLFAFLPMIAIVALTNGFGQRIQTYRRMNRKATGRVTGFLGELFGAVQAVKVANTEANAVHHFDGLSEVRRKAVIKEQLFNQLLASMNSTTINLAIGVILILAGEMIRGGVFTVGDFALFVNYIALGQVSVLGFANWLGRLLAAFKQADVSLKRLSELTTDDTQEKLLRLGPVYLRGNFPSVPFTAKNRSHHLSRLEVEGLTYQHPDTRRGIENINLSVEAGTVTVITGRVGSGKTTLLEVLLGHLPRDTGNVYWNGKLIVEAASFLVPPRCAYTPQVPRLFSDALRDNILMGLPEDNVKLPAAIWAAVMEDDLKTFESGLDRVIGPRGVRLSGGQLQRTAAARMLVRESELLVFDDLSSALDVETEQKLWSRVFERREPTSNSLATSTYLVVSHRPIALQHADNIVVLKDGRIEGEGTLEVLLETCEEMQGLWRGNMDIVG comes from the coding sequence GTGAAAACACTATCTCTGAGCAAGGAAAAGAAAGGACACTATTTCTGGCGACTCATACGTTTTAGTCCCATGTTGTATAGTCTCAGTTTCATTTTTTCCTTGGCTTATTATGGTCTGCCACTTCTTATTGGGTTAATCATACGCGAGTTCTTTAACGCCTTAACAGGTGAAACGCCGGCCCGTTTTGATCTGTGGACCTTGGTGATTCTCTTCTTGGTCACGCGGTTGACTATCCAAATATTTGAACAGAGCTATGCTGCAACCTATGCATATTTTGAAGGTAAACTTCAAACACTGATTCGCAGGAATTTGTTCAAATCCCTTCTGCAAGATACAGAGATCCATTCTGTGCAGACCCCCGGCGAGATAATCAATCGTTTTGATGATGATACACAAGGGGCAGTCGCTCCGATCACAATAGTTATTGAATTGAGCGGACACGCGCTATCTGCTCTTATTGCATTGGTTGTGTTGTTGCGTGTCAATGCTTTCATTACACTTTTCGCCTTTCTACCGATGATAGCAATTGTAGCCCTGACAAACGGGTTTGGCCAGCGCATTCAAACTTATCGACGCATGAACCGCAAAGCCACGGGTCGTGTCACTGGATTTCTCGGTGAACTTTTCGGTGCAGTACAGGCAGTCAAGGTGGCAAACACCGAGGCAAATGCCGTTCATCATTTTGATGGCCTCAGCGAGGTAAGACGCAAAGCTGTTATCAAAGAGCAGCTTTTCAACCAATTGCTGGCTTCGATGAATTCGACAACAATCAACCTAGCGATAGGCGTGATTTTGATATTGGCTGGCGAGATGATAAGAGGTGGCGTTTTTACCGTAGGTGATTTCGCACTGTTTGTTAATTACATAGCACTCGGGCAGGTTTCGGTATTAGGATTTGCCAATTGGCTGGGTCGTTTGTTAGCAGCATTCAAGCAGGCTGATGTTTCTCTGAAACGACTCTCTGAACTGACAACCGACGATACACAAGAGAAACTACTCAGGCTTGGACCGGTATACCTACGTGGTAACTTTCCGAGCGTTCCCTTCACTGCCAAAAACAGAAGTCATCATCTAAGCCGCCTTGAAGTCGAAGGGTTGACCTATCAGCACCCAGATACGAGACGCGGGATTGAAAATATCAACCTCAGCGTAGAAGCCGGGACCGTTACTGTCATCACCGGACGCGTCGGTTCCGGTAAAACAACCCTTTTGGAAGTCCTATTGGGGCATCTACCTCGAGACACCGGAAATGTATACTGGAATGGTAAACTCATCGTGGAGGCAGCATCGTTCCTCGTACCACCGCGCTGTGCATACACGCCTCAAGTCCCACGACTTTTCAGCGATGCCCTTCGAGACAATATTCTGATGGGACTACCAGAAGATAACGTCAAACTTCCTGCAGCCATTTGGGCAGCAGTGATGGAGGACGATCTTAAAACATTTGAAAGTGGACTGGATAGGGTGATTGGTCCCAGAGGTGTTAGACTCTCTGGTGGACAACTACAACGAACAGCAGCGGCGCGGATGTTGGTGCGTGAGTCTGAATTATTGGTGTTTGACGATCTTTCCAGTGCTCTTGATGTGGAAACAGAGCAAAAGTTATGGAGTCGAGTATTTGAACGACGCGAGCCAACTTCAAATAGTTTAGCCACAAGCACGTACCTTGTAGTGTCACATCGCCCTATTGCCTTACAACATGCCGATAATATTGTCGTTCTCAAGGACGGAAGAATAGAAGGGGAAGGAACGTTAGAAGTGCTTTTGGAAACATGCGAGGAGATGCAAGGGTTGTGGCGAGGAAATATGGATATAGTCGGATAA